In Candidatus Eisenbacteria bacterium, a genomic segment contains:
- a CDS encoding CoA-binding protein: MPGCKGRAAGEGSMAGAVGERKSIIIVGASSNRGKFANKAVRAYRDLGWTVYPVHPSEKVVEGIPCYASVSDIPGTASTMSLYLPPEAGLGVIDHASAKGVRDIFVNPGAGSPELVERIRELGMNPIEACSILAAGKRPQEYES; the protein is encoded by the coding sequence ATGCCGGGATGCAAGGGGCGCGCCGCCGGGGAGGGATCGATGGCCGGGGCAGTCGGCGAGCGGAAGAGCATCATCATCGTGGGCGCTTCCAGCAACAGGGGGAAGTTCGCGAACAAGGCGGTCCGTGCCTATCGCGACCTCGGGTGGACGGTCTATCCCGTCCACCCCAGTGAGAAGGTCGTCGAGGGGATTCCTTGCTACGCATCGGTTTCCGACATCCCAGGGACGGCCTCGACGATGAGCCTCTATCTGCCGCCGGAAGCAGGGCTGGGCGTCATCGATCACGCGAGCGCGAAGGGCGTCCGCGACATCTTCGTGAACCCGGGCGCCGGGAGCCCCGAGCTGGTCGAGCGGATACGCGAGCTTGGGATGAATCCGATCGAGGCCTGTTCGATCCTGGCGGCCGGCAAGCGCCCGCAGGAATACGAATCCTGA
- a CDS encoding glycosyltransferase family 2 protein, with protein MTRGRGRALGSCETGVGRRRPARLPAGGFDRMSEPEARISAFVIARDEEDGIVRCLRSISWADERLVVVDAATTDRTAEMARPLATDVIVRPWEGFVGAKRFAIAATRHPWVFWIDADEEATPALADAIRSRLHDPGPFAGFEVRRRNHYLGRTIRHGNWGHDRVLRLFRREKGSFPDREVHESMAVEGPVGRLDGYLEHWSYRDLGHHIRKIENLSRLWAVQAAARGARAGVLDLLLRPPIRFVKGYLLRAGFLDGKAGLVLALMDSLYVGMKYARLLEREDGKRKRIDTREEQ; from the coding sequence TTGACGCGCGGGCGCGGGCGGGCGCTCGGCTCGTGCGAGACCGGCGTCGGCCGGCGTCGGCCGGCGCGGCTGCCGGCGGGGGGATTCGATCGGATGAGCGAGCCTGAAGCGAGGATCAGCGCCTTCGTGATCGCTCGGGACGAGGAGGACGGGATTGTCCGCTGTCTCCGATCGATCTCCTGGGCGGATGAGAGGCTCGTGGTCGTGGACGCCGCGACAACCGATCGGACGGCCGAGATGGCCAGACCGTTGGCGACGGATGTGATCGTCCGGCCCTGGGAAGGGTTCGTCGGCGCGAAGCGCTTCGCCATAGCGGCCACCCGCCACCCCTGGGTCTTCTGGATCGACGCGGACGAGGAGGCGACTCCGGCGCTGGCGGACGCGATCCGGAGCCGGCTCCACGACCCCGGTCCGTTTGCCGGCTTCGAGGTCCGTCGGAGGAACCACTATCTCGGAAGGACGATCCGCCATGGGAACTGGGGACACGATCGGGTCCTTCGCCTCTTCCGGCGCGAGAAGGGGAGCTTCCCCGACCGCGAGGTCCACGAGTCGATGGCCGTGGAGGGCCCGGTGGGTCGGCTCGACGGCTATCTGGAGCACTGGAGCTACCGGGATCTCGGTCATCACATCCGGAAGATCGAGAACCTCTCGCGTCTCTGGGCCGTCCAGGCCGCGGCGCGGGGGGCGCGGGCGGGCGTTCTCGATCTCCTCCTGCGGCCTCCGATCCGATTCGTCAAGGGCTACCTTCTTCGCGCTGGATTCCTGGACGGGAAGGCGGGACTCGTTCTTGCCCTGATGGACTCGCTCTATGTCGGGATGAAGTACGCGCGCCTCCTCGAGCGCGAGGACGGCAAGAGAAAGAGGATCGACACGAGGGAGGAACAATGA
- the alr gene encoding alanine racemase, whose product MAEPPAKQSRRGRGASRDPQAQSAQGPRRSADHQGGPDPADLQDRSESGDPRGSPQGNAPHGKRRRMSDDPRNGLLTWIEIDEQALVDNIGGFRRRLAPGVLLQAVVKSNAYGHGLEQVSRIAARCGADGFGVHTVEEAEALASLGLGRPILILGYIARAHAARVVGSAAEATVYNPETLEALSAAAAAAGKKIRCHLKIETGVHRQGIPAEEIDPFLDRLLSLPHLIPAGVSTHFANIEDTTDHSYAMRQLEAFRAAADRVRSRAPGAMRHCACSAAVLTMRETFFEMVRVGIGLYGLWPSKETLLSCLLEDAEPAPLRQVMTWKARIAQIKSAAAGAYIGYGCTYRATRPTRLAVLPIGYADGYDRRLSGIGHLLIRGRRAPVLGRICMNIVMADVTDIPEARLEDEAVLIGRQGAEEIAVSQVAQQCNTIAYEIVARIAPQIPRLVVGRRPAATEDDG is encoded by the coding sequence ATGGCTGAGCCTCCGGCGAAACAGTCTCGACGCGGTCGCGGAGCATCTCGGGATCCGCAAGCGCAGTCCGCACAGGGCCCTCGACGATCTGCTGACCACCAAGGAGGTCCTGACCCTGCTGATCTCCAGGATCGATCCGAGTCCGGAGACCCTCGAGGATCTCCTCAGGGCAATGCTCCCCATGGAAAGAGGCGGCGCATGAGTGACGACCCCAGGAACGGGCTCCTCACATGGATCGAGATCGATGAGCAGGCGCTCGTCGACAACATCGGCGGGTTCCGCAGGCGCCTCGCTCCCGGGGTGCTCCTTCAGGCCGTCGTCAAGAGCAACGCCTACGGACACGGACTCGAGCAGGTCTCCCGCATCGCGGCGCGGTGCGGCGCGGATGGCTTCGGCGTGCACACCGTGGAGGAGGCCGAGGCGCTGGCGTCTCTCGGCCTCGGCCGCCCGATCCTCATCCTGGGGTACATCGCCCGCGCTCATGCGGCGCGCGTCGTCGGATCGGCCGCGGAGGCGACCGTCTACAATCCCGAGACCCTCGAGGCTCTCTCGGCGGCGGCCGCGGCCGCGGGCAAGAAGATCCGGTGCCACCTGAAGATCGAGACGGGGGTCCATAGACAGGGAATCCCGGCGGAGGAGATCGATCCCTTCCTCGATCGGCTGCTGTCCTTGCCCCATCTCATCCCGGCGGGCGTCTCGACCCACTTCGCGAACATCGAGGACACGACCGACCACAGCTATGCCATGAGGCAGCTCGAGGCGTTCCGCGCCGCCGCGGACCGCGTCCGCTCCAGGGCGCCCGGCGCGATGCGCCACTGCGCCTGCTCCGCGGCGGTCCTCACGATGCGCGAGACCTTCTTCGAGATGGTCCGCGTCGGCATCGGGCTCTACGGGCTCTGGCCGTCCAAGGAAACGCTGCTCTCCTGCTTGCTCGAGGACGCGGAACCGGCGCCGCTGAGGCAGGTGATGACCTGGAAGGCCAGGATAGCCCAGATCAAGAGCGCCGCGGCGGGAGCCTACATCGGTTACGGCTGCACCTACCGGGCGACCCGGCCGACCCGGCTCGCGGTCTTGCCGATCGGCTACGCCGACGGCTACGACCGCCGCCTGTCAGGGATCGGCCATCTTCTGATTCGCGGCCGCCGCGCTCCCGTCCTGGGTCGCATCTGCATGAACATCGTGATGGCCGACGTGACCGACATCCCCGAGGCGCGCCTGGAGGACGAGGCGGTCCTGATCGGAAGGCAGGGCGCGGAGGAGATCGCAGTCTCTCAGGTCGCCCAGCAGTGCAACACCATCGCCTACGAGATCGTCGCCCGGATCGCGCCCCAGATCCCGCGGCTCGTGGTCGGCCGGCGGCCCGCAGCGACCGAAGACGACGGCTAG
- a CDS encoding electron transfer flavoprotein subunit beta/FixA family protein — translation MRRLPREVRMHVVVCMKQVPSSEARIAVSADGRTIDRTGLEMVINPYDEYAIEEALRVREKFGGSVTVLSLGAGKVEEALRTCLAMGADSALILKEEALTGSDSHGTAQILASAIRPLGADLILFGKISIDVENHATGVAVAEILGLPHVSVATKIDWTDERHLKVHREIEGATELVEVELPAVLTANKGLNEPRYPSLPGIMKAKKKPIEELTAAGLAIDLAAHGAAGSQLEIAKLVPPPARTAGQVFKGEARESVLAVLKGLREERKLV, via the coding sequence TTGCGTCGTTTGCCGCGGGAGGTGCGGATGCATGTCGTCGTCTGTATGAAGCAGGTTCCGAGCTCGGAGGCCCGTATCGCGGTCTCCGCCGACGGCCGCACCATCGACCGGACGGGCCTCGAGATGGTGATCAACCCGTACGACGAGTACGCCATCGAGGAAGCCCTGAGGGTCCGCGAGAAGTTCGGTGGAAGCGTGACCGTCCTCTCCCTCGGCGCGGGGAAAGTGGAAGAGGCCCTGCGGACCTGCCTCGCGATGGGGGCCGACAGCGCCCTGATCCTCAAGGAGGAGGCGCTGACCGGATCCGACTCCCACGGCACGGCCCAGATCCTCGCCTCCGCGATCCGCCCCCTCGGGGCGGACCTGATCCTCTTCGGGAAGATCTCGATCGACGTCGAGAACCACGCGACGGGCGTGGCGGTCGCCGAGATCCTCGGACTCCCTCATGTCTCCGTCGCGACGAAGATCGACTGGACGGACGAGCGTCATCTCAAGGTCCACCGGGAGATCGAGGGGGCCACGGAGCTTGTCGAGGTCGAGCTCCCCGCCGTCCTGACCGCGAACAAGGGGCTGAACGAGCCGAGGTACCCGAGCCTCCCGGGGATCATGAAGGCCAAGAAGAAGCCGATCGAGGAGCTGACCGCCGCCGGTCTCGCCATCGATCTGGCCGCTCACGGCGCGGCGGGATCGCAGCTCGAGATCGCGAAGCTCGTTCCTCCTCCGGCGCGCACGGCGGGGCAGGTCTTCAAGGGAGAGGCGCGCGAATCGGTCCTCGCGGTTCTCAAGGGTCTGCGCGAGGAAAGAAAGCTCGTCTAG
- a CDS encoding sugar phosphate isomerase/epimerase has product MKFRLHKQKTLNAASLPTLGEMLPPLHAQGFGLDLMLSDMEFNRDVPFREIESFRRILTDEEIPVTCHLPYVDLHFGSRDPKVHEYARDSLQFGLEIAADLRARVAVLHAGYSTHIPPRRRVEWRDRVIDSLQEIVRAAEEEEIVLAIENTYEPDGEMLKEILATINSPWLRFCADLGHAACFSRMAPEEWIESFSDRIVMLHFHDNDGQDDLHQACGNGVVGYEPVFDALKAADLSCLIALEVDDEEWDPSVEHLKQIGFEFGEIPDPAP; this is encoded by the coding sequence TTGAAATTCCGACTGCACAAGCAGAAGACTCTGAACGCCGCGTCGTTGCCTACGCTGGGGGAGATGCTCCCGCCGCTCCACGCGCAGGGGTTCGGCCTCGACCTGATGCTCTCCGACATGGAGTTCAATCGCGACGTGCCGTTCCGCGAGATCGAGAGCTTCCGGAGGATCCTCACCGACGAGGAGATCCCGGTGACCTGCCATCTTCCCTACGTCGATCTGCACTTCGGAAGCCGCGACCCCAAGGTGCACGAGTACGCGCGCGACTCCCTGCAGTTCGGGCTCGAGATCGCGGCCGACCTGCGCGCGCGGGTCGCCGTCCTGCACGCCGGCTACAGCACCCACATCCCGCCCAGGCGCCGAGTCGAGTGGAGGGACCGCGTCATCGACAGTCTCCAGGAAATCGTGCGCGCCGCCGAGGAAGAGGAGATCGTCCTGGCGATCGAGAACACCTACGAGCCCGACGGCGAGATGTTGAAGGAGATCCTGGCGACCATCAACTCCCCTTGGCTTCGTTTCTGCGCCGATCTCGGGCACGCCGCCTGCTTCTCCAGGATGGCGCCCGAGGAGTGGATCGAGTCGTTCAGCGACAGGATCGTGATGCTCCACTTCCACGACAACGACGGGCAGGACGATCTTCATCAAGCCTGCGGCAACGGGGTCGTCGGATACGAGCCGGTCTTCGACGCGTTGAAGGCGGCCGACCTCTCGTGCCTGATCGCCCTCGAGGTGGACGACGAGGAGTGGGACCCCTCCGTGGAGCACCTCAAGCAGATCGGCTTCGAGTTCGGCGAGATCCC
- a CDS encoding electron transfer flavoprotein subunit alpha/FixB family protein, with product MDVLVFAEQRDGKFKRSVHECLGLARRLAPDGKVHAVLIGSGLGDCAAALIARGADRVHAADHPGLSMYNSAGYTALVEAAYRSSNPSIVLFQATAMGRDLAPRFAARIGVPLIPEALSVEIASDGSVSAVKSVYGGKAFATLRARGNGARAVTVRPGACPMPDPDPSRTGEVVPLSAQEEPLSLRARVASLLQSVGDAVDLQEAEIIVSGGRGLKGPENFALIKDLAGSLGGAVGASRAAVDAGWIDHQHQVGQTGTTVSPKLYIACGISGAIQHLAGMRTSGCIVAINKDPDAPIFKTADYGIVGDLFEIVPILTEEIRKMRSS from the coding sequence ATGGACGTTCTCGTATTCGCTGAGCAGCGGGATGGCAAGTTCAAGAGGAGCGTCCACGAGTGTCTGGGCCTCGCCCGGAGGCTCGCGCCTGACGGGAAAGTCCACGCGGTCCTGATCGGCTCGGGACTCGGCGACTGCGCGGCCGCGCTCATCGCTCGGGGAGCCGATCGCGTCCACGCGGCGGACCATCCCGGCCTCTCCATGTACAACTCCGCCGGCTACACCGCCCTGGTGGAGGCGGCCTACCGCTCGAGCAACCCCTCCATCGTCCTCTTCCAGGCGACGGCGATGGGTCGGGATCTCGCTCCTCGCTTCGCCGCCCGGATCGGCGTTCCGCTGATTCCGGAGGCGCTTTCGGTGGAGATCGCCTCGGACGGATCCGTGAGCGCCGTCAAGTCCGTCTATGGCGGCAAGGCGTTCGCCACCCTCCGCGCGCGCGGAAACGGGGCCCGGGCCGTCACTGTCCGGCCGGGCGCCTGTCCCATGCCCGATCCCGATCCATCGAGGACGGGCGAGGTCGTCCCTCTCTCCGCTCAGGAGGAGCCCCTCTCGCTGCGCGCCCGCGTCGCGAGCCTTCTGCAGTCGGTCGGCGACGCCGTCGACCTCCAGGAGGCCGAGATCATCGTCTCCGGAGGAAGGGGTCTCAAGGGGCCGGAGAACTTCGCGCTCATCAAGGATCTCGCCGGCAGCCTGGGCGGGGCCGTCGGCGCGAGCCGGGCCGCCGTCGACGCCGGGTGGATCGATCACCAGCATCAGGTCGGGCAGACGGGAACCACCGTGTCGCCCAAGCTCTACATCGCTTGCGGGATCAGCGGCGCCATCCAGCACCTGGCGGGTATGCGCACGAGCGGCTGCATCGTCGCGATCAACAAGGACCCCGACGCTCCCATATTCAAGACCGCCGACTACGGGATCGTCGGCGATCTCTTCGAGATCGTTCCCATCCTCACGGAGGAAATCCGCAAGATGAGGTCCTCCTAG
- a CDS encoding 3'-5' exonuclease, whose amino-acid sequence MMMLFRSPTAPAIDPSPAARPLHPGIDLAETWRSSREIPSQDIGAARPCHPRARGLAGDASSASAEDGARRMPASHVWRSTRTIDEVQDLLLGQAALFRPRRPGLDTPLARIPFAFIDVETTGLLPEQGDRVVEIAALRVEPGGEETRFLELLNPERDVPEQARRLHALRPRQLSRCRTYPAAAPALERILDGAVWVGHNVGFDIGFLRAESARAGRTLHPAWALDTLLLSRRWLSLRRNSLDAVAEHLGIRKRSPHRALDDLLTTKEVLTLLISRIDPSPETLEDLLRAMLPMERGGA is encoded by the coding sequence ATGATGATGCTCTTCCGCTCGCCGACTGCCCCGGCCATCGATCCCTCCCCGGCGGCGCGCCCCTTGCATCCCGGCATCGATCTCGCGGAGACTTGGCGCTCGAGCCGGGAGATTCCGTCACAGGATATCGGAGCGGCGCGGCCATGTCATCCCCGGGCCAGGGGCCTCGCTGGAGACGCATCTTCAGCCAGCGCGGAGGATGGAGCGAGACGAATGCCGGCGAGTCACGTATGGCGATCGACGCGGACGATCGACGAGGTCCAGGACCTCCTTCTGGGCCAGGCCGCTCTCTTCCGCCCCAGGCGCCCGGGCCTCGACACGCCCTTGGCGAGGATCCCCTTCGCCTTCATCGATGTCGAGACGACCGGCCTCCTCCCCGAGCAGGGGGATCGCGTCGTCGAGATCGCGGCCCTGCGCGTGGAGCCCGGGGGAGAGGAGACTCGCTTTCTGGAGCTGCTCAATCCGGAGCGCGATGTGCCGGAGCAGGCGCGCAGGCTCCACGCGCTGCGCCCTCGCCAGCTGAGTCGCTGCCGGACTTACCCCGCGGCCGCGCCCGCGCTGGAGAGGATCCTCGATGGCGCGGTCTGGGTCGGCCACAACGTCGGCTTCGACATCGGCTTCCTGCGCGCCGAGTCGGCGCGGGCCGGCAGGACCCTTCATCCCGCCTGGGCTCTTGACACGCTCCTTCTCTCCCGGCGATGGCTGAGCCTCCGGCGAAACAGTCTCGACGCGGTCGCGGAGCATCTCGGGATCCGCAAGCGCAGTCCGCACAGGGCCCTCGACGATCTGCTGACCACCAAGGAGGTCCTGACCCTGCTGATCTCCAGGATCGATCCGAGTCCGGAGACCCTCGAGGATCTCCTCAGGGCAATGCTCCCCATGGAAAGAGGCGGCGCATGA
- the metG gene encoding methionine--tRNA ligase subunit beta, translated as MSQPQSPKPEITIEDFAKLDLRTARILRVEPHPNADKLLKMAIDIGGEERQIVAGIAPYYRSEDLLGKSIVVVANLKPVKLRGEWSHGMLLAASGGDRVVVLAPASEIPPGSPVS; from the coding sequence ATGAGCCAGCCCCAGTCGCCCAAGCCGGAGATCACGATCGAGGACTTCGCGAAGCTCGACCTGCGGACCGCGAGGATCCTGCGCGTCGAACCCCACCCGAACGCCGACAAGCTGCTCAAGATGGCGATCGACATCGGGGGAGAGGAACGGCAGATCGTCGCCGGGATCGCTCCCTACTACCGGAGCGAGGATCTCCTCGGAAAGAGCATCGTCGTGGTCGCGAACCTGAAACCGGTCAAGCTGCGGGGGGAATGGTCCCACGGGATGCTGCTGGCCGCGAGCGGCGGGGATCGGGTGGTGGTTCTCGCTCCGGCGTCGGAGATACCGCCCGGCTCGCCTGTCTCCTAG